Part of the Ruegeria sp. AD91A genome, CTACCGCGACAGTTTGCTTTTTCAAAGTGCAATCTTGGCTGCACCAACTACCTCGCCCATAAATGCCGCTATGCGGCGAGTGGCGGTTTTGTCCGCTAGGCCGACCTTGATGCCGTCTGAACCGACCCGATGAACAACTGAAACCGTCAGATGACCGGTTCGAGCCCAGTACTACCGCCTTGGTGATTTTGCGAGTACGGTAGATACGGTGCGCGTCTTTTTACTTCTTGTGATCGCGATTGCGCCCAGCACTAAGGCACATGCCAAAGCTTGAGGTAAAGAGATGGCTTCGCCAAAGGCAAGATATCCCACGGCAAACATCGTGGGTAATTCGATGCTTCCGACGACCGCAGTTTGGGAAGCCCCAATAACAGGTGAGCATATCGTGTAGATAAGCTGGGGTACGAAAGCGGTAACCAGACCAATACCAACAATGAAAAGCCAATCGGATTGTTCCCTTGGGAGAAGCTCTCCAACCTCAGCTCCAAGGATGAGCGGCGCGAGGCCCAGTACAGACCCCAGAGAAACTGACGCGATACGTGCCAACGGTGCAATCCGTGACAACCTGTGTACCAGTACGCAAATTCCGAAGCCAAACCCAAATGGGGCGGCAAGGGATAGCAGCAGCGTTGGTAGGTGTTCCGCAGCCACTGACGCAGGCGAGCCAGCAATGACAGCTGCCACTACAATCAGACCAGCGGCCAACATGGCGCGTCGCGTGGGTGCATCGCCAAACACTGCCCAAGCAATACCTAAGGTGAACACCGGATAGGTCATGTAAAGCACACCCACTGTCGATGCGGGCAGCTTCTCTAGCGCCGTTACATATCCGATCCAACCAAGCCCCATTACGGCTCCGGCGGAGAGACCCCAAGTGATCTCTCGCCATTCTTTTCGGTGCACAATGAGAACAGGAAGCAGAAGAAGAGCCGCAACAATATAGCGGTAGAATGCGACCGCATAGGGTGCAACACCCTGTTCGGTCAGGCTGCGGCTGAAGTAGGGAACCAGCCCGAAACAGATTGAAGCAAAGAGAACACCAATACCCGCAAATGCGTAAGGTA contains:
- a CDS encoding DMT family transporter: MATTSARNRTPIPYAFAGIGVLFASICFGLVPYFSRSLTEQGVAPYAVAFYRYIVAALLLLPVLIVHRKEWREITWGLSAGAVMGLGWIGYVTALEKLPASTVGVLYMTYPVFTLGIAWAVFGDAPTRRAMLAAGLIVVAAVIAGSPASVAAEHLPTLLLSLAAPFGFGFGICVLVHRLSRIAPLARIASVSLGSVLGLAPLILGAEVGELLPREQSDWLFIVGIGLVTAFVPQLIYTICSPVIGASQTAVVGSIELPTMFAVGYLAFGEAISLPQALACALVLGAIAITRSKKTRTVSTVLAKSPRR